The nucleotide window ACTTGGTAATTGCAGACGTCGCAACGAGGCCGAGGAGTGTCTCAAGTGCGTGGTCGTCCCAAACGATCACCGGATCATCTAGGTCCACGCCCATACTGACTGCGGAAATTGCTTCCAAGTATGAGATGTGTACTTCGTTGAGACTACGCAGACTTCCCACGCCAATACGCAAGTCTTCAAAATGACTCGAAAGTCGGCTGCGCATATAACGCCGTACTGATTCTAGGGAGTGCGAGAGGGCTGTCGCGGAATATTCCTCAGAGACTTCAAGCAGTCCAAAAGTATGCGTACTCCCATGCGCAGTCAGCATTCGGGGATGAAAGCGCCCAGTAGCCTGGAACCACGCAAGTCGAAGTTCCGCATGCTCTTGCTGATCAATTTCTTGTGAGTCTGGCCGCCCAATAGCAATCACAATCATCGGATTGTCCGAATGCAATAGACGATGAGAGATCAGCATTTCGGCAGTTGTCCTCCTGATGGTGGGGTCATCGGATACGAGATTGTGTAGATGGCGTTCAACGATGACACTGTCGGATGAACCGGCCGACGGTTGGAGGAGCGGCGCCAATCGGTTCGCAGCCTGCTGGCATGCGCGCTTATCGTCTTCGGAAAGTAGTGGGTGATGTGTAGTCCATAAGACTCCGATTAGTTCCTGCGATGATCTAATCGGAACTAGAAGCCTGTCATTGTCGAAACCGTGCTCGTGAAGCGCTGGAACGACAAGTGGCTCGTGAAGTGATGCCAAGTTCATAGACTTGACGTAGCCGAGGACGGGTTCCGGCAACTGCCGCTCTGTGATAGATTGCACGCGAATCTGATCTTCATCACTGAACCGATGAGTGCTGTGTGCAATGTAGTTTAGTGCCGCGTCATCGACGGCTACGCTGCGCTTAATACGTGAAGCAAGATCCTCAACGATGAGGTGAATAGGGTCGGCTATGAACATAAGTCGAATCTACCGTGATAGTGAACGGAGCGGACGGTATTGATCTTTCGACGTCAAACGAGTACCCGCTTGAATCCGGGTGGATGTTTCATGCGAGCAACCTTCAAAGTTCCTACCGGAGAAGGCTCCAATAGCGCGGAGGCCTGTCGATGACGGCTGGAATCTCGTCAGGACTAACCGTGGGCGGTTCCGGAAGTCCCTTAGTTTCGTTCGCTCGTTGGGGCCATCGTGTCAGTCGCTAGAAGGAGGTTTAACGGGAATAGCTGCTGAAGTCTGCCTGGGAGCATTTGCCTCTGTCACAATGACGTCGAAATGGCATTCAGGCATAGGTCAGCGGTCGACGTTGCCGGTGAGGACGCCGGCCAAGGTCAGGGCCATAGCGATGGCCAAAGCGATCGCCGAGGCGACGAAGGCCGCGGCGATGTGGTCGCTCAGGGCCGCGGCGACGAGGGCCGGCCCCACGATCTGACCGATGCTGTACCACGACGTCAGCTTCGCTGAGGCGTTCGCGACTCCCATCTGCGTGCCGACGCCGATCGTCATCATGACCACCCCGATGAACGTGAACCCGAAGAGGGCCGCAGCGATGATGAGGACGGCCGGTGTCGAGCCGAAGACCGCGAGCAGGGCACCGAAGACCTGCAGACAGTAGCAGGCAGTGAGCGCCTTGACCGTGCCGATGCGGGCGGCGACGGCCGACCAGGTGAGGGGAGAGGCTGCCGTGGCGATTCCGGCGATGAGCCACGTCGAGGCGGCCGCGGTGTCGCCAAAAACAGGGCC belongs to Brevibacterium spongiae and includes:
- a CDS encoding PucR family transcriptional regulator, coding for MFIADPIHLIVEDLASRIKRSVAVDDAALNYIAHSTHRFSDEDQIRVQSITERQLPEPVLGYVKSMNLASLHEPLVVPALHEHGFDNDRLLVPIRSSQELIGVLWTTHHPLLSEDDKRACQQAANRLAPLLQPSAGSSDSVIVERHLHNLVSDDPTIRRTTAEMLISHRLLHSDNPMIVIAIGRPDSQEIDQQEHAELRLAWFQATGRFHPRMLTAHGSTHTFGLLEVSEEYSATALSHSLESVRRYMRSRLSSHFEDLRIGVGSLRSLNEVHISYLEAISAVSMGVDLDDPVIVWDDHALETLLGLVATSAITKSRLPTVLRDTLAQINDEIIKTITTYLDLAGSVSDVAREQHLHRATIYYRINQFERATGLNLKSGRDRLLVHLGIHLMDRIDP